A genomic region of Campylobacter corcagiensis contains the following coding sequences:
- the hemC gene encoding hydroxymethylbilane synthase → MKNLVIATRGSALAMWQSEFIKSEIEKKHGINVELKSMKTKGDIILDTPLAKIGGKGLFTKELEESMLRGESHIAVHSLKDVPMVFPDGLKLAVVTKREDERDAFVSEKFASFDELPKGAIIGTTSLRRKMQLLMLRPDLEIKNLRGNVNTRLRKLKEGEFDAIILATAGLKRLNLEAKFIVPFDKDKMIPAMGQGILGIEAVDEDSVLEKIEFLMDEKALIESTIERGFVRVLEGGCQVPIGVNAEVSGETVKINAVVGLPDGSEFIKQSKVIDKKEYQKAGEELAKEFILKGAKELLKRAEDMV, encoded by the coding sequence ATGAAAAATTTAGTTATAGCTACAAGGGGTTCTGCTCTAGCTATGTGGCAAAGTGAGTTTATTAAAAGTGAAATAGAAAAAAAGCACGGAATTAATGTAGAGTTAAAATCTATGAAAACAAAAGGTGACATTATCCTTGATACACCGCTTGCAAAGATAGGCGGAAAGGGGCTTTTTACTAAAGAGCTTGAAGAGAGTATGCTTAGAGGCGAAAGCCATATAGCAGTTCATAGTTTAAAAGATGTACCAATGGTTTTTCCTGACGGGCTAAAGCTTGCTGTTGTGACAAAAAGAGAAGATGAAAGAGATGCTTTTGTTAGTGAGAAATTTGCTAGTTTTGATGAGCTTCCAAAGGGTGCTATTATAGGAACTACTTCACTTCGCCGTAAAATGCAGCTTTTGATGCTTAGACCAGATCTTGAAATCAAAAACCTTCGTGGAAATGTAAATACTCGCCTTAGAAAGCTAAAAGAAGGTGAATTTGATGCTATTATTTTAGCTACAGCAGGGCTTAAAAGGTTAAATTTAGAAGCAAAATTTATAGTTCCTTTTGATAAAGATAAGATGATACCAGCAATGGGTCAAGGAATTTTGGGCATTGAAGCTGTTGATGAAGATAGTGTTTTAGAAAAAATTGAGTTTTTAATGGATGAAAAAGCCTTGATTGAAAGTACAATAGAGCGTGGTTTTGTAAGAGTTTTAGAAGGTGGTTGTCAAGTTCCAATCGGAGTAAATGCTGAAGTTAGTGGCGAAACAGTAAAAATAAATGCAGTTGTTGGGCTACCTGATGGAAGTGAGTTTATAAAACAAAGCAAGGTTATAGATAAAAAAGAGTATCAAAAAGCTGGTGAAGAACTTGCAAAAGAGTTTATATTAAAAGGTGCAAAAGAGCTTTTAAAAAGAGCTGAAGATATGGTTTAA
- a CDS encoding HAD family hydrolase, which translates to MKLVIFDMDGTLIDSKDAISNTINTMRQIVGLDAGLDKTYIVEVINTPGVNYIDEFFPKVKITPELASKFEEIYIKNYELEAVVYGGVKKLLNELKSRGIYIALATNGPVDNATKTLAKCEILNYFDYTIGANEKIPKKPDPTMLLTATETIKALSGLNFDKDNKDMVLFVGDSLKDELAAINAKIDYAQVTWGFGNKSEKFPNFTAPKELFSHIISSFYQI; encoded by the coding sequence ATGAAACTTGTGATATTTGATATGGATGGAACGCTTATTGATAGCAAGGATGCGATTTCAAATACCATAAACACAATGCGTCAAATCGTAGGGCTTGACGCTGGGCTTGATAAAACTTATATAGTTGAGGTTATAAACACACCAGGAGTTAACTATATAGATGAGTTTTTTCCAAAGGTAAAAATAACTCCAGAACTTGCTAGTAAATTTGAAGAAATTTACATAAAAAACTATGAACTTGAAGCTGTGGTGTATGGTGGAGTTAAAAAGCTTTTAAACGAGCTTAAAAGTAGGGGGATTTATATAGCCTTAGCGACAAATGGACCTGTAGATAACGCTACTAAAACACTAGCAAAGTGTGAAATTTTAAACTATTTTGATTACACAATCGGTGCAAATGAGAAAATTCCTAAAAAACCAGATCCAACTATGCTTTTAACAGCTACTGAGACGATTAAGGCTTTAAGTGGGCTAAATTTTGATAAAGATAACAAAGATATGGTGCTTTTTGTGGGCGATAGTTTAAAGGACGAATTAGCAGCCATTAACGCTAAAATCGATTATGCTCAAGTAACTTGGGGCTTTGGAAATAAGAGTGAAAAATTCCCAAATTTTACTGCTCCAAAAGAGCTGTTTTCGCATATAATAAGTTCTTTTTATCAAATTTAA
- the hemA gene encoding glutamyl-tRNA reductase has product MHYLNISFTHKNTDISVRERLAFDDGKKEEALRLICSNLSVSECLLLTTCNRVEVLAFVNNLEVAQSYILKVMSILSGVALNELEYRADIYHSNGAVHHLFSVASSLDSLVIGETQITGQLKDAMSFALDRNFAGDNLKRVVECSFRCAAEVRNKTEISKNPVSVSSVAVSKAREILEDLNGVTAVVVGAGHMSELACKHLLSTGANIIVVNRSEKSANDMISNLGSCYKDSVRYEPFSKLKEMINSYPLIFSATSAPGPVIVDSLIKEQNFQRYFFDIAVPRDIEIKESLSVKVYSVDDLQEIVKLNLALREEQAQIAYSVVARYTAEFFKWLKSLATTPIIKALRQSAKDVSEVEIKKAITRGYLKHSDIDEARKLIHQVFKAFLHTPTVNLKEIANGEDSDAAFGAIIEIFDIEDKFMEYSKGLEK; this is encoded by the coding sequence GTGCACTATCTAAATATAAGTTTTACACATAAAAATACAGATATTTCAGTTAGAGAGAGACTTGCTTTTGATGATGGCAAAAAAGAAGAAGCCTTAAGATTAATATGTTCTAACTTAAGCGTTAGTGAGTGTTTGCTTTTAACTACTTGTAATAGAGTTGAAGTTTTAGCTTTTGTTAATAACCTTGAAGTTGCTCAAAGCTATATTTTAAAAGTTATGTCTATTTTAAGTGGTGTAGCACTAAATGAGCTAGAGTATAGAGCTGATATATATCATTCAAATGGTGCTGTTCATCATCTTTTTTCTGTAGCTAGTTCTTTAGATAGTTTAGTTATCGGAGAAACTCAAATCACAGGTCAGTTAAAAGATGCTATGAGTTTTGCTTTGGATAGAAATTTTGCTGGTGATAATCTTAAAAGAGTAGTTGAGTGCTCTTTTAGGTGTGCTGCTGAGGTTAGAAACAAAACTGAAATTTCTAAAAATCCAGTGTCTGTTTCAAGCGTGGCAGTATCTAAAGCTAGAGAAATTTTAGAAGATTTAAATGGTGTGACTGCTGTTGTTGTAGGTGCTGGTCATATGAGTGAGTTAGCATGTAAGCATCTTTTATCTACTGGGGCAAATATCATCGTTGTGAATAGAAGTGAAAAATCAGCAAATGATATGATTTCAAATTTAGGCTCTTGCTATAAAGACAGTGTTAGATATGAGCCATTTAGTAAATTAAAAGAGATGATAAATTCATACCCACTTATATTTTCAGCTACATCAGCACCTGGACCTGTTATAGTGGATTCTTTGATCAAAGAGCAAAATTTCCAAAGATATTTCTTTGATATAGCTGTTCCAAGAGACATAGAGATAAAAGAGAGTTTATCTGTAAAAGTTTATAGTGTTGATGATTTACAAGAGATTGTTAAGCTAAATTTAGCCCTAAGGGAAGAACAAGCTCAAATTGCTTACTCTGTTGTTGCTAGATATACGGCTGAATTTTTTAAATGGCTTAAGAGCCTTGCTACAACTCCTATTATCAAAGCCTTAAGACAAAGTGCTAAAGATGTATCTGAAGTAGAGATAAAAAAGGCCATAACAAGGGGCTATTTAAAGCATAGCGATATAGACGAAGCTAGAAAGCTTATACATCAAGTTTTTAAGGCATTTTTACACACTCCAACTGTAAATTTAAAAGAGATAGCAAATGGCGAGGACAGCGATGCTGCGTTTGGAGCGATTATTGAAATTTTTGATATTGAGGATAAATTTATGGAGTATTCTAAAGGATTAGAAAAGTGA
- a CDS encoding proline--tRNA ligase: protein MRFSKLFVPTTKETPKDATLPSHAYLIRAGFIEQLGSGLYNFMPLGKMVLDNIKSVVKDEMDKAGAQEVIFNFITPSTFWKESGRYSAYGKELLRFKDRKENEFILSPTNEESAVEMVRNKITSYKQLPLHLYHINTKFRDEARPRFGLLRGREFLMKDGYSFHEDEEDLAREFDLMHETYTKIFTRLGLNFRAVDADSGAIGGSGSKEFMVLADNGEDDIIVCDKCSYAANIEAAKRSKKTSKAQKPEFNMMSKFHTPNINTIEAVANFFKVDKFYTIKAVIKKAIYEDKSEIVVFFVRGSDELQEVKALNACGALELEDASIDEIEKAGIVAGYCGPAGLGENINFYIDSELKGERGLICGANEKDYHIIGFNVLSFKDSRFKDLVAVQSGDECLVCGGKLSITKGIEVGHIFKLGQKYSAPMNANFLDRNGKSVPFFMGCYGIGVSRLVAVAVESKHDEKGMIWNKELAPFELIIIVSSIKDEEQMKFGEEIYEFAKNLGIKVILDDRNERFGVKMSKFELIGFPYAIIVGKGLKDSKVELITRDGLEKKEISISEIKECIKELLS, encoded by the coding sequence GTGAGATTTAGTAAACTATTTGTACCAACAACAAAAGAGACACCAAAAGATGCGACTTTACCAAGCCATGCTTATCTTATAAGAGCTGGTTTTATAGAACAGTTGGGAAGTGGGCTTTATAACTTTATGCCACTTGGAAAAATGGTACTTGATAATATAAAATCAGTTGTAAAAGATGAGATGGATAAAGCTGGTGCACAAGAAGTTATATTTAACTTCATAACTCCATCTACTTTTTGGAAAGAAAGTGGCAGATATAGTGCTTATGGTAAAGAGCTTTTACGCTTTAAAGATAGAAAAGAAAATGAATTTATCCTAAGCCCTACAAATGAAGAGAGTGCTGTGGAGATGGTTAGAAATAAAATCACAAGCTACAAGCAACTTCCACTCCATCTTTATCACATAAATACCAAATTTAGAGATGAAGCAAGACCACGCTTTGGATTACTTAGAGGGCGTGAGTTTTTGATGAAAGATGGCTATAGTTTCCACGAAGATGAAGAAGACTTAGCACGAGAGTTTGATTTGATGCATGAAACTTATACTAAAATTTTTACCCGTCTTGGGCTAAATTTTAGAGCAGTGGACGCTGATAGTGGAGCGATTGGCGGAAGTGGAAGTAAAGAATTTATGGTTTTAGCTGATAATGGCGAAGATGATATCATAGTTTGTGATAAATGCTCATATGCCGCAAATATCGAAGCTGCAAAACGCTCTAAAAAAACAAGCAAAGCTCAAAAACCTGAGTTTAATATGATGAGTAAATTTCACACTCCTAACATTAATACCATAGAAGCGGTGGCAAATTTCTTTAAAGTTGATAAATTTTACACTATTAAAGCTGTCATAAAAAAGGCTATTTATGAAGATAAAAGTGAGATAGTAGTCTTTTTTGTGCGTGGAAGTGATGAGCTTCAAGAGGTAAAAGCACTAAATGCGTGTGGGGCTTTAGAGCTTGAAGATGCTAGTATTGATGAGATAGAAAAAGCTGGAATTGTAGCTGGATATTGCGGTCCTGCTGGGCTTGGTGAAAATATAAATTTCTATATAGATAGTGAGCTTAAAGGCGAAAGGGGCTTAATTTGTGGAGCAAATGAAAAAGATTATCACATTATCGGCTTTAATGTTTTAAGTTTTAAAGACTCAAGATTTAAGGATTTAGTAGCTGTTCAAAGTGGCGATGAGTGTTTGGTTTGTGGTGGAAAATTAAGCATTACAAAAGGAATCGAAGTAGGGCATATTTTCAAACTAGGACAAAAATACTCAGCTCCAATGAATGCAAATTTCTTAGATAGAAATGGTAAATCCGTACCATTTTTCATGGGTTGTTATGGTATAGGAGTTAGCAGGCTAGTTGCTGTTGCTGTTGAGAGTAAACACGATGAAAAAGGAATGATTTGGAATAAAGAATTAGCGCCATTTGAGCTTATAATTATAGTTTCAAGCATAAAAGATGAAGAGCAGATGAAATTTGGCGAAGAAATTTATGAATTTGCTAAAAATCTTGGCATAAAGGTTATATTAGATGATAGAAATGAGCGATTTGGTGTAAAGATGAGTAAGTTTGAACTTATAGGTTTTCCTTATGCTATCATAGTTGGTAAGGGACTAAAAGATAGTAAAGTTGAACTTATTACTAGAGATGGTTTAGAAAAAAAAGAAATTTCTATAAGCGAGATAAAAGAGTGCATCAAAGAACTATTAAGCTAA
- a CDS encoding SDR family NAD(P)-dependent oxidoreductase: MNEKVVIVTGGTSGIGAYICKLFKENQAKVIAVARKSPNECYGEFMPCDISDENSVKELIKTIKDRYGKIDILINNAGITGENLPCDELETSEFERVFKLNVMGTFLMSKYSLKVMKEQNFGVIINISSTLGMVGSQNFGAYAPSKAAIIGMTKQNAINYAKYGIRVNSISPGTVMTQTVSDIKDSMGNEAFGRIFDAPHPLGGVGSPEDVANAAFFLASDKAKWITGANLVVDGGYTAQ, from the coding sequence ATGAATGAAAAAGTTGTAATTGTAACTGGTGGAACAAGTGGCATAGGGGCTTATATATGTAAGCTTTTTAAAGAAAATCAAGCAAAAGTTATAGCAGTAGCTAGAAAATCTCCTAATGAGTGCTATGGCGAGTTTATGCCGTGCGATATAAGCGATGAAAACTCTGTAAAAGAACTAATCAAAACTATAAAAGATAGATACGGTAAAATCGACATTTTAATAAACAATGCCGGTATAACAGGCGAAAATTTACCTTGTGATGAGCTTGAAACAAGCGAGTTTGAAAGAGTTTTTAAACTAAATGTTATGGGGACTTTTTTGATGAGTAAATACAGTTTAAAAGTTATGAAAGAGCAAAATTTTGGTGTTATAATCAACATCTCATCAACTCTTGGCATGGTTGGAAGTCAAAATTTTGGTGCTTATGCGCCTTCAAAAGCTGCTATTATCGGTATGACTAAACAAAACGCCATAAACTACGCTAAATACGGCATAAGAGTAAATTCCATATCGCCTGGAACTGTGATGACGCAAACGGTTAGTGACATAAAAGATAGTATGGGCAACGAAGCGTTTGGGCGTATTTTTGACGCACCTCACCCACTTGGTGGAGTTGGTAGCCCCGAAGATGTGGCAAATGCTGCGTTTTTCCTAGCAAGTGATAAAGCAAAGTGGATAACAGGGGCAAATTTAGTCGTTGATGGCGGATATACCGCTCAATAA
- a CDS encoding FxsA family protein, translating into MHQRTIKLNNLFIPYMVIETIFVIAFVWKYGFFALFAEIVISLVVGFILISKFGVLDFLKEARNITPQTVFGNFGTVFGGFLILLPGIFSDTVGIIIIIVSLLMRFLGSDYANLQKKDEFKEPFAHTKKKEEEIIDVEVIE; encoded by the coding sequence GTGCATCAAAGAACTATTAAGCTAAATAATCTTTTTATTCCATATATGGTTATTGAGACCATTTTTGTTATAGCTTTTGTTTGGAAATATGGCTTTTTTGCGCTCTTTGCTGAGATTGTTATAAGTCTTGTTGTGGGCTTTATTTTGATATCGAAATTTGGAGTTTTAGATTTTTTAAAAGAGGCTAGAAATATCACGCCTCAGACTGTATTTGGAAATTTTGGCACTGTTTTTGGTGGGTTTTTGATACTACTTCCTGGAATTTTTTCTGATACAGTTGGGATTATTATAATTATCGTATCGCTACTTATGAGATTTTTAGGTAGTGATTATGCAAATTTACAAAAAAAAGATGAATTTAAAGAGCCTTTTGCCCACACAAAGAAAAAAGAAGAAGAGATAATAGATGTTGAAGTGATTGAGTAA
- a CDS encoding polyprenyl synthetase family protein, whose protein sequence is MLEKIDQIMKELIFSFGYDKASEMFQSISSGKKLRSKLILKIAPLSDESLKLCAIVELIHSASLLHDDVIDESSTRRGKASVNATYGSKNAIMLGDILYSKGYYELTKFDSFICREISKAVSLLSIGELMDVELSKSFNTNKDKYINMIYNKTAVLIEASAKCGAFLAGLDTDKFAQYGKNLGLAFQIIDDVLDITQSSDTLGKPSLSDFKDGKTTLPYIYLYENLDENDKEILKSYFAKELDDSQISWIKSKFNEHNIVQKTINEAKNLAKEGILAIDEYKNDGLVAVMKNMVDREF, encoded by the coding sequence ATGTTAGAAAAAATAGATCAAATAATGAAAGAACTTATATTTAGCTTTGGTTATGATAAAGCTAGTGAAATGTTTCAAAGCATTAGTTCTGGTAAAAAACTTCGCTCAAAACTTATCTTAAAAATTGCTCCACTTAGCGATGAGAGTTTGAAACTTTGTGCTATTGTAGAGCTTATTCACTCTGCTAGTTTGCTTCATGATGATGTTATTGATGAGAGTAGTACAAGGCGTGGTAAAGCTTCTGTAAACGCAACTTATGGCTCTAAAAATGCCATCATGCTAGGCGATATTTTATACTCAAAAGGTTACTATGAGCTTACCAAATTTGATAGTTTTATCTGTAGGGAAATCTCAAAAGCAGTATCACTTCTAAGTATAGGTGAGCTTATGGATGTGGAGTTATCAAAAAGCTTTAATACTAATAAAGATAAATATATAAATATGATTTATAACAAAACGGCTGTTTTGATAGAGGCATCTGCAAAGTGTGGAGCGTTTTTAGCTGGGCTTGATACAGACAAATTTGCACAGTATGGTAAAAATTTAGGCTTAGCATTTCAAATAATTGATGATGTTCTTGATATAACACAAAGTTCTGATACTCTTGGCAAGCCATCTTTGAGTGATTTTAAAGATGGCAAAACAACTCTTCCATATATATACCTTTATGAAAATTTAGATGAAAATGATAAGGAAATTTTAAAAAGTTACTTTGCTAAGGAGTTAGATGATAGTCAAATTTCATGGATAAAGAGTAAATTTAACGAGCATAATATAGTGCAAAAAACCATAAACGAAGCAAAAAATTTAGCAAAAGAGGGAATTTTGGCAATAGATGAGTATAAAAACGATGGTCTTGTGGCGGTTATGAAAAATATGGTGGATAGGGAGTTTTAG
- a CDS encoding thiamine-phosphate kinase, which yields MDKEKYIISQFKSKFIGDDGAVIGDLVYSKDIFIEDTHFKKGWLSLFEIGRKAIIINISDAIVMNAVPKYALLGLLIPKSMSLNDIKELKNGIKFACEKYGVEIIGGDTVSSKLLGVSVSIISYSKNPIFRNPKKGELLAFTGSLGGSLKGLRALQRGAKISKNSRFRDVKLRDKFFYKTAKFIKSAMDISDGLASDLPKFVGNKDIKFLKNLDKFEFLSGEEYEILFSFDKKDKFRVINEANKARVKLTIFGEVVNGRYKTKSRSWHF from the coding sequence ATGGATAAAGAAAAATATATTATTTCACAATTTAAAAGCAAATTTATAGGCGATGATGGTGCTGTTATAGGCGATCTTGTTTATAGTAAGGATATTTTTATAGAAGATACTCACTTTAAAAAGGGCTGGCTTAGCCTTTTTGAGATAGGGCGCAAGGCAATTATCATAAATATAAGCGATGCTATCGTGATGAATGCTGTGCCAAAATACGCCTTACTTGGGCTTTTGATACCAAAAAGCATGAGTTTAAATGATATAAAAGAGCTAAAAAACGGCATAAAATTTGCTTGTGAAAAATATGGCGTGGAAATTATCGGCGGCGATACTGTTAGTTCAAAGCTTCTTGGCGTGAGCGTGAGTATCATCTCTTACTCTAAAAATCCTATATTTAGAAATCCTAAAAAAGGTGAGCTTTTAGCCTTTACAGGGAGTTTGGGAGGGAGTTTAAAAGGGCTTAGAGCTTTACAAAGAGGAGCTAAAATAAGCAAAAATTCTCGCTTTAGAGATGTAAAACTAAGAGATAAATTTTTTTATAAAACAGCTAAATTTATAAAATCAGCCATGGATATAAGCGATGGTTTAGCAAGTGATTTGCCTAAATTTGTTGGAAATAAAGATATAAAATTTCTTAAAAATTTAGACAAATTTGAGTTTTTAAGTGGCGAAGAGTATGAAATTTTATTTAGTTTTGATAAAAAAGATAAATTTAGAGTTATAAATGAAGCAAACAAAGCAAGAGTAAAATTAACTATTTTTGGGGAAGTTGTAAATGGAAGATATAAAACAAAATCAAGAAGTTGGCATTTTTAA
- a CDS encoding type II toxin-antitoxin system HicB family antitoxin has translation MKFKAIIEESDTGFHAYIPALYGCVYQGLSFEDCKNGIKNSAKAYLDNLPNEEIGRIKGIKSTIVEIDLSE, from the coding sequence ATGAAATTTAAAGCCATTATCGAAGAGAGTGATACGGGTTTTCACGCTTATATACCAGCACTTTATGGCTGCGTTTATCAAGGGCTTAGTTTTGAAGATTGTAAAAACGGTATAAAAAATAGTGCAAAAGCTTATCTTGATAATCTTCCTAATGAAGAGATTGGGCGTATAAAAGGGATAAAATCGACTATTGTGGAGATAGACTTAAGTGAATAA
- a CDS encoding menaquinone biosynthesis decarboxylase → MREWIEKFRSAGLLKVIDEPVDIDLEIGHISYVEVKKDDSKALLFTKPTDKNGKIYPPVLTNTFGSFKALELVLGRSVESVADEISSLLKPKKPANFKEKVDFLKYLFSLRTTFTKKLKGPGECQKHQFLGDSVNLFDMPHLKTWEKDGGAFITMGQVYTKDLNGDTQNLGMYRLQIYSKNELGMHWQIHKDGANFFNEYKKAGKKMPVSVAIGGDPLYIWCGQAPLPHGIFELLLYGFIRKTPAKLVKSLTNDIYIPHDSDFVIEGFVDPNELKDEGPFGDHTGFYTPILPFPVMRVSAITHKDDPIYHATVVGKPPLEDKYMGHATERIFLPLFKVTAPDLIDYKMPENGVFHNLILAKINAWYPAHARQMMHAFWGVGQMSFVKHAIFVDKDAKDLSNYDAIARYALNRITTKSLIVSEGVCDQLDHASPNACFGGKLAVDATVDLEPLKPQILSDSELLDKFRSVDKNIVNLKQYYTDTKNPIVFISVEKKGLIKELFDKLLKFKAHFKILCFFDTKNDVNNAYMSVWRLTNNTDAIRDLFIDGDQICVDATQKSQLDGYTRGWPDEVDCTKSVIDSLRKRGLINVSDEFIEKFEITPNLAP, encoded by the coding sequence ATGCGTGAGTGGATAGAGAAATTTAGAAGTGCTGGGCTTTTAAAAGTCATTGACGAGCCAGTTGATATTGACTTAGAAATAGGGCATATAAGCTATGTAGAAGTTAAAAAAGATGATAGCAAAGCCTTGCTTTTTACAAAGCCAACTGATAAAAATGGTAAAATTTATCCACCAGTTTTAACAAACACTTTTGGAAGTTTTAAGGCCTTAGAACTAGTCCTTGGTAGAAGCGTAGAGAGTGTGGCTGATGAAATTTCATCACTTCTAAAACCAAAAAAACCAGCAAATTTTAAAGAAAAAGTAGACTTTTTAAAGTATTTATTTAGCCTTAGGACAACTTTTACTAAAAAACTAAAAGGTCCTGGCGAGTGTCAAAAACATCAGTTTTTGGGTGATAGCGTGAATCTATTTGATATGCCACATCTTAAAACTTGGGAAAAAGACGGCGGGGCGTTTATAACAATGGGGCAAGTTTATACCAAAGATTTAAACGGTGATACTCAAAATTTAGGAATGTATAGACTTCAAATTTACTCTAAAAACGAACTTGGAATGCACTGGCAAATTCACAAAGATGGTGCAAATTTCTTTAATGAGTATAAAAAAGCTGGTAAAAAAATGCCCGTTTCAGTAGCAATTGGCGGCGATCCACTTTATATTTGGTGTGGGCAAGCACCACTTCCACATGGAATTTTTGAGCTACTTTTATACGGCTTTATTAGAAAAACTCCTGCAAAACTTGTAAAAAGCTTAACAAATGATATTTATATTCCTCATGATAGTGATTTTGTAATTGAGGGTTTTGTAGATCCTAACGAGTTAAAAGATGAAGGGCCATTTGGCGATCATACGGGCTTTTATACGCCGATTTTGCCATTTCCTGTGATGAGAGTTAGTGCTATTACTCATAAAGATGACCCGATTTATCACGCTACAGTTGTTGGTAAACCACCACTTGAAGATAAATATATGGGGCACGCAACTGAGAGGATTTTCTTGCCACTTTTTAAAGTAACAGCTCCAGATTTGATTGATTATAAAATGCCTGAAAATGGTGTTTTTCACAACCTTATCTTAGCTAAAATAAATGCTTGGTATCCAGCTCATGCTAGGCAGATGATGCATGCATTTTGGGGCGTTGGGCAGATGAGTTTTGTAAAACACGCCATTTTTGTAGATAAAGATGCAAAAGATTTAAGCAATTATGATGCCATAGCAAGATATGCACTTAATCGCATAACTACAAAGAGCCTTATCGTAAGTGAAGGTGTTTGTGACCAGCTTGATCACGCTTCGCCAAATGCTTGTTTTGGTGGTAAATTAGCTGTTGATGCGACGGTTGATTTGGAGCCTTTAAAGCCTCAAATTTTAAGCGATAGTGAGCTTTTAGATAAATTTAGAAGTGTTGATAAAAACATTGTAAATTTAAAGCAGTATTATACAGATACAAAAAATCCTATCGTTTTTATATCGGTTGAAAAAAAGGGGTTAATAAAAGAGCTTTTTGATAAGCTTTTAAAATTTAAAGCTCATTTTAAAATTTTATGCTTTTTTGATACTAAAAACGATGTAAATAACGCTTATATGAGCGTTTGGAGACTTACAAATAATACTGATGCTATTCGTGATTTATTTATTGATGGTGATCAAATTTGTGTAGATGCAACCCAAAAAAGCCAACTTGATGGTTACACTCGTGGTTGGCCTGATGAGGTTGATTGCACAAAAAGCGTCATAGATAGCTTAAGAAAACGCGGCCTTATAAATGTAAGTGATGAGTTTATAGAGAAATTTGAGATAACTCCTAATTTAGCCCCTTAG
- the rarD gene encoding EamA family transporter RarD: MNKGLFYGIASFVMWGLFPVYFKAIQGSSSEVLAYRVVFASIFVLIFIKFSSKMTSLKKILLNKEIFKTLSLAGFFVTLNWGIYIYAVTNGQILAASIGQLINPLFFMLLGAIFLKEKLSKPTKFAIFLVFVAIMIQVVANRALPFVSLALPAAFAIYGLIKKKVHAPALEGLFVETLAMVPLFLAYIFYIEFKGVGNFSFDLNGILLIGAGLATLLPLITFSFATNELNLTTIGFLQYITPTLTIIFGIFVYGEEINLVRLVSFAIIWIAVIITTIDSIKGKK, translated from the coding sequence GTGAATAAGGGACTATTTTATGGTATAGCTTCTTTTGTTATGTGGGGGCTTTTTCCTGTTTATTTTAAAGCCATACAAGGAAGTTCAAGCGAAGTTTTGGCTTATAGAGTTGTTTTTGCTAGTATTTTTGTGCTTATTTTTATAAAATTTAGTTCAAAAATGACAAGCCTTAAAAAGATTCTTCTAAACAAAGAGATTTTTAAAACTCTAAGTTTGGCTGGATTTTTTGTCACTCTTAACTGGGGAATTTACATTTATGCTGTTACAAATGGTCAAATTTTAGCAGCTAGTATCGGTCAACTCATAAATCCTTTGTTTTTCATGCTTTTAGGGGCTATTTTTCTTAAAGAAAAGCTCTCAAAACCAACAAAATTTGCTATATTTTTAGTTTTTGTAGCCATTATGATACAAGTAGTTGCTAACCGCGCTCTTCCATTTGTCTCTCTTGCCTTGCCTGCAGCTTTTGCTATTTATGGACTTATAAAGAAAAAAGTCCACGCTCCAGCACTGGAAGGTCTTTTTGTAGAGACTTTAGCCATGGTGCCACTATTTTTAGCTTATATATTTTATATAGAATTTAAAGGAGTTGGAAATTTTAGTTTTGATTTAAATGGAATTTTGCTAATTGGTGCTGGACTTGCTACGCTTTTGCCACTCATTACTTTTAGTTTTGCTACAAATGAGTTAAATTTAACAACGATTGGTTTTTTACAGTATATAACACCAACGCTAACGATAATTTTTGGGATATTTGTCTATGGTGAAGAGATAAATTTAGTTCGTTTGGTTTCCTTTGCTATTATCTGGATAGCTGTTATAATAACAACAATAGATAGTATAAAAGGTAAAAAATGA
- a CDS encoding DUF2018 family protein: MEIFDGTPRDKFYDVLFNANRNLVEDELDNLLNSFSLMSEFCELNGFDVWANLNVTEIRDLSDLYIELTSNILSKNE; this comes from the coding sequence GTGGAAATTTTTGATGGAACTCCAAGAGATAAATTTTATGATGTGCTTTTTAACGCAAACCGAAATTTAGTAGAAGATGAGCTTGATAATTTATTAAATAGCTTCTCTTTGATGAGTGAGTTTTGCGAATTAAACGGATTTGATGTTTGGGCAAACTTAAATGTAACTGAAATTCGTGACTTAAGCGATTTGTATATAGAGCTTACTAGCAATATTTTGTCAAAAAATGAGTAG